One genomic window of Maribacter aquivivus includes the following:
- a CDS encoding HlyD family secretion protein, protein MLNISHKKLNEKVSIERFKSVQKVNHQRHYKHFNRFLFAFAVVGVVVLFLPWTQTINARGFLTTLTPGQRPQTIQSQIPGRIEEWYVKEGDYVKKGDTILFISEVKSEYFDPDLVERTGQQLKSKSSSVTSYGDKVKSLDNQVAALINERRLKLEQAKNKLLQSKLKAQSDSIDFEAAKTNIKIAERQYERTAMLQSEGLKAVTDVEEKRLKLQETQAKLLSQENKLLAAKNEIINAEVEINSVQASYTDKISKAQSDKFTAMSNQFDSEAQVSKLENDYTNYQMRSALRYIRAPQNGYINKVLTAGIGETFKEGTPLVGIMPADYDMAVETFVDPIDLPLIHLGETVRIQFDGWPAIVFSGWPNASYGTYAGKVVAIETFINPNGKYRILLSPDKEDQAWPEALRVGSGANTIALLEDVPIWYELWRQLNGFPANYYQPQGAQDKPVKK, encoded by the coding sequence ATGCTTAATATATCTCATAAAAAACTAAACGAAAAGGTTTCTATAGAGCGTTTTAAATCCGTTCAAAAAGTGAATCACCAAAGGCATTACAAGCATTTTAACCGCTTTCTGTTCGCTTTTGCAGTGGTAGGTGTGGTTGTATTGTTTCTACCATGGACGCAAACAATTAATGCTAGAGGATTTTTAACTACACTAACACCTGGTCAAAGACCACAAACTATTCAATCTCAAATACCGGGTAGAATAGAAGAGTGGTATGTAAAAGAAGGTGATTATGTAAAAAAAGGCGATACTATCCTTTTTATATCTGAAGTAAAATCAGAATATTTTGATCCAGATTTAGTAGAAAGAACAGGGCAACAATTAAAATCTAAAAGTTCTTCTGTAACATCATATGGTGATAAGGTGAAGTCTTTAGATAATCAAGTTGCCGCACTTATTAATGAAAGAAGATTAAAGTTAGAGCAAGCTAAAAACAAGTTGCTACAATCAAAATTGAAAGCACAAAGTGATAGTATAGATTTTGAAGCGGCTAAAACCAATATTAAAATAGCAGAGCGCCAATATGAGCGTACAGCCATGTTACAAAGTGAAGGCTTAAAGGCGGTAACCGATGTTGAAGAAAAAAGGTTGAAGCTTCAAGAGACGCAGGCAAAGTTACTTTCTCAAGAGAATAAGCTGTTGGCGGCAAAAAATGAAATCATCAATGCAGAGGTAGAGATCAATAGTGTTCAAGCTTCATATACCGATAAGATTTCAAAGGCGCAGAGCGATAAGTTTACGGCAATGTCTAATCAGTTTGATTCTGAGGCGCAGGTAAGTAAACTAGAAAATGATTATACAAATTACCAAATGCGAAGCGCGCTACGTTACATTCGGGCGCCTCAAAACGGTTATATCAACAAAGTACTTACCGCAGGTATTGGTGAGACATTTAAAGAAGGTACTCCGTTAGTAGGTATTATGCCTGCCGACTATGATATGGCAGTAGAAACTTTTGTGGACCCTATAGATTTACCACTGATCCATTTAGGGGAAACAGTTAGGATTCAGTTCGATGGTTGGCCTGCAATTGTATTTAGCGGTTGGCCAAATGCATCTTACGGTACATATGCTGGTAAGGTAGTGGCTATTGAGACCTTTATAAACCCGAATGGGAAGTATAGAATATTATTGTCGCCAGATAAAGAAGATCAAGCATGGCCAGAAGCTTTACGTGTAGGTTCTGGTGCAAATACAATTGCATTGTTAGAAGATGTGCCTATTTGGTATGAACTATGGCGTCAGCTAAACGGATTCCCGGCCAATTATTACCAGCCACAAGGGGCTCAAGATAAACCTGTAAAAAAATAA
- a CDS encoding peptidase domain-containing ABC transporter: MNKNILTAWQRFLGLLKLDKKDVFQVFYYAIFAGVVNLSLPLGIQAIINLMQGAQISSSWVVLVILVTLGVAFVGILQLMQIRIIENVQQKIFTRASFEFAYRFPKIKMSELHNYYPPELANRFFDTLTIQKSLSKVLLDFPAALLQIVFGLLLLSFYHPFFIVYGMLLLLLIYVVFKFTAQRGLDTSLDESKSKYKVAHWLQEIARSIVSFKLSGKTSHALDKNDTLVVEYLNARESHFKVIVLQFIQMIGFKVLVTGGLLLIGGLLVLNQEMNIGQFVAAEIIILLVISSVEKLIVGLETFYDLLTSLEKMGQVVDKELETQEGEKPFLENQAFTVELSDISYSVPDPKREIISNLSLTISPTCTILLRGSSGSGKNTLLRIIAGIIEPDTGGVYVNGVSLKGMNLNYYRSHLGQSLPEESPFEGTILHNITFGDKDTTNEQVYWALDKVGLTEFVKKQPEGLNTILYPEGKQIPHTVSKKIVLARSIVRKPKLLILKDPLDQFNSEEADRILNFLSDSSNGWALLVVSENDKWIKKCSRIITMDKGQIINEIAGKDA, encoded by the coding sequence ATGAATAAAAATATACTAACTGCTTGGCAACGCTTTCTTGGTCTATTAAAGCTTGATAAGAAAGATGTGTTTCAGGTATTTTATTATGCCATTTTCGCTGGTGTTGTAAACCTTTCCTTACCATTAGGTATACAGGCGATTATCAATTTAATGCAAGGTGCGCAAATAAGCTCATCATGGGTGGTGCTTGTAATATTGGTAACTTTAGGTGTTGCATTTGTGGGTATACTTCAACTGATGCAGATAAGAATTATAGAAAATGTTCAGCAAAAGATATTTACTAGGGCATCGTTTGAATTTGCTTACCGTTTTCCTAAAATTAAGATGAGCGAACTTCATAATTACTATCCGCCAGAATTAGCGAATAGGTTTTTTGATACCTTGACCATTCAGAAATCTTTATCAAAGGTTTTATTAGATTTTCCTGCTGCGTTATTACAGATAGTTTTCGGCTTATTGCTATTATCTTTTTATCATCCATTCTTCATTGTGTATGGTATGCTGTTACTACTATTAATCTATGTGGTTTTTAAGTTTACGGCACAACGAGGTTTAGATACCAGTTTAGATGAATCTAAGAGTAAATATAAAGTAGCGCACTGGCTTCAAGAGATTGCTCGTTCAATTGTTAGTTTCAAATTATCAGGTAAAACTTCTCACGCATTAGATAAGAATGACACCTTAGTGGTTGAATATTTGAATGCGAGAGAAAGTCATTTTAAAGTCATCGTACTTCAATTTATACAGATGATTGGTTTTAAGGTATTGGTTACTGGTGGTCTTTTGCTTATTGGTGGTTTGTTGGTATTGAATCAAGAAATGAATATTGGGCAATTTGTAGCAGCTGAAATTATTATTCTTTTGGTGATTAGTTCAGTAGAAAAATTAATTGTTGGGCTAGAGACATTTTATGATTTATTGACATCATTAGAGAAAATGGGTCAGGTAGTAGATAAAGAACTAGAAACACAAGAGGGTGAAAAACCCTTCTTAGAAAATCAAGCATTTACAGTAGAGCTAAGCGATATTTCGTATAGCGTGCCAGATCCAAAAAGAGAGATAATTTCTAATTTAAGTTTAACTATTTCACCTACATGCACCATTTTGTTGAGGGGTAGTAGTGGCTCTGGTAAAAATACCTTGTTACGTATTATTGCAGGAATTATTGAACCAGATACTGGGGGAGTATATGTAAACGGAGTCTCTTTAAAAGGGATGAATTTAAATTACTATCGCTCACATCTTGGTCAGTCATTACCAGAAGAATCACCTTTTGAAGGGACTATTTTGCACAACATCACTTTCGGTGATAAAGATACCACCAATGAACAAGTATATTGGGCGTTAGATAAAGTCGGACTTACAGAATTTGTAAAGAAGCAACCAGAAGGTTTAAATACCATTTTATATCCCGAAGGAAAACAGATTCCGCATACCGTATCTAAAAAGATTGTGCTCGCAAGAAGTATTGTTCGTAAACCCAAATTACTTATACTAAAAGATCCATTAGATCAATTTAATAGTGAAGAGGCAGATCGAATTTTAAACTTTTTAAGTGATTCATCTAACGGGTGGGCATTACTTGTAGTAAGTGAAAATGATAAGTGGATCAAAAAATGTTCACGAATCATAACCATGGATAAAGGACAGATTATTAACGAAATCGCAGGAAAAGATGCTTAA
- a CDS encoding TetR/AcrR family transcriptional regulator, whose product MDRLLQGVQIRINEKLYLKDPESSGLGKKIIEFSIQMINEIGFESFTFKKLGAQIGSNESSIYRYFENKHKLLLYLTSWYWGWMEYQLVFATNSIKSSKEKLLKSILIITREVKEDSSFSHINEVLLNKIVINEYSKSYTTKEVDTENKEGFYSIYKRLVGRLAEMISEVDSEYEYPTSLASTILENGLHQHFLKEHFPSLTDCSDTVTPTQYLTHLVFNTLNKNLDE is encoded by the coding sequence ATGGATAGGCTGTTACAAGGTGTGCAAATTAGAATTAATGAGAAGCTTTATTTAAAAGATCCAGAATCTTCTGGTCTCGGCAAAAAGATCATTGAATTTAGTATCCAAATGATTAATGAAATTGGTTTTGAGAGTTTTACTTTTAAAAAGCTAGGTGCACAAATAGGGTCTAATGAAAGTTCTATATATCGCTATTTTGAAAATAAGCATAAGCTATTGTTATATCTTACATCTTGGTATTGGGGTTGGATGGAGTATCAACTTGTATTTGCAACAAACAGTATTAAAAGTTCAAAAGAGAAGCTGCTTAAATCCATTTTAATTATAACAAGAGAGGTAAAAGAAGATTCTTCGTTTTCGCATATCAATGAAGTGTTGTTGAATAAGATTGTCATTAACGAATATTCAAAATCGTACACCACAAAAGAGGTTGATACCGAAAATAAAGAAGGTTTTTATTCCATATATAAAAGACTTGTAGGGAGATTGGCTGAGATGATTTCTGAGGTAGATTCTGAATACGAGTACCCTACCAGTTTAGCGAGTACCATTCTTGAAAACGGATTACATCAGCATTTTTTAAAAGAACATTTTCCGTCCCTTACAGATTGTAGCGATACAGTAACACCAACACAATACTTAACCCACCTAGTATTTAATACACTAAACAAAAACTTAGATGAATAA
- a CDS encoding DNA-3-methyladenine glycosylase I, with protein sequence MEPNRCGWCKGDTLYETYHDQEWGVPVKDDELLFEFLVLETFQAGLSWITILKRRENFRVAFDHFDYKKIAKYPETKILSLLQDEGIIRNKLKVRATVTNAIAYLEIQKEFGSFSSYIWNFVNNEPITNEIVNYKEAPANTPISDTISKDLKKRGFKFVGSTIIYAFMQATGMVNDHQLDCFRYNQV encoded by the coding sequence ATGGAACCTAACAGATGTGGCTGGTGCAAGGGCGATACGCTTTATGAAACTTATCATGATCAAGAATGGGGCGTTCCTGTTAAAGATGATGAACTTTTATTTGAATTTTTAGTACTAGAAACCTTTCAAGCTGGTTTAAGTTGGATTACCATTCTTAAAAGAAGAGAGAACTTCAGAGTTGCATTTGATCATTTTGATTACAAGAAAATTGCGAAATACCCTGAAACCAAAATTTTGTCTTTGCTACAAGATGAGGGTATTATTAGAAACAAATTAAAAGTTCGCGCTACAGTGACCAATGCTATTGCGTACCTAGAAATTCAAAAAGAGTTTGGTAGTTTCAGTAGCTATATTTGGAATTTTGTAAATAACGAACCTATTACAAATGAAATAGTAAATTATAAAGAGGCTCCAGCAAATACCCCTATTTCTGACACTATCAGTAAAGACTTAAAAAAACGCGGATTCAAATTTGTAGGTAGCACAATTATTTATGCTTTCATGCAGGCCACAGGTATGGTAAATGATCACCAATTAGATTGTTTTAGGTATAATCAAGTATAG
- the aat gene encoding leucyl/phenylalanyl-tRNA--protein transferase yields MYFLTDELNFPPVDSANVEGLLAVGGDLSPERLLLAYQSGIFPWFDNDSIILWWSPDPRMILYPDHIKISKSMKKVIRDNQFRLTKNTCFKEVVEYCSSVPREDQDGTWITNEMKNAYIALHERGIAKSYEVWEGDTLVGGLYGVDLGHVFCGESMFSLTSNASKFAFIKLAQELQEKEYSIIDCQLHTNHLESMGAQEISRQDFIKFLK; encoded by the coding sequence ATGTACTTTTTGACCGATGAACTTAATTTTCCGCCTGTAGATAGCGCCAATGTAGAAGGCTTGTTGGCAGTTGGCGGTGACCTCTCACCAGAACGACTGCTTTTGGCGTACCAAAGCGGAATTTTCCCTTGGTTCGATAATGATTCTATTATTTTATGGTGGAGTCCGGATCCTAGAATGATCCTGTATCCTGATCACATCAAAATATCAAAAAGTATGAAAAAAGTTATTCGTGACAATCAGTTTCGATTAACTAAAAACACCTGTTTTAAAGAAGTTGTAGAGTATTGTTCATCTGTGCCGCGTGAAGATCAAGATGGTACATGGATCACCAATGAAATGAAAAATGCATACATAGCATTACATGAAAGAGGCATTGCAAAATCTTACGAAGTTTGGGAGGGCGATACTTTGGTGGGTGGCTTGTACGGTGTTGATTTAGGTCATGTTTTTTGCGGAGAAAGTATGTTTAGTTTAACGTCTAATGCATCAAAATTTGCTTTTATTAAACTGGCTCAAGAGCTACAAGAAAAGGAATATAGCATAATAGATTGTCAGTTGCATACCAATCATTTGGAAAGTATGGGCGCGCAAGAAATTTCTAGACAAGATTTCATCAAGTTTTTAAAGTAA
- a CDS encoding DUF3127 domain-containing protein, which yields MEIEGKVKLVGETQTFGSNGFRKRELVVTTDEQYPQHIMVEFVQDKCDLLNSYAVGQDVKVSINLRGREWTNPQGQVKYFNSIQGWRIEGASAGAPAGGAPPVAPMEAFEPADNLNEEDHDDLPF from the coding sequence ATGGAAATAGAAGGTAAAGTAAAATTGGTAGGAGAAACTCAAACTTTTGGGTCTAATGGGTTTAGAAAAAGAGAATTAGTTGTTACTACAGATGAGCAATATCCACAACACATCATGGTAGAATTTGTTCAAGATAAGTGTGATTTATTGAATAGCTATGCTGTAGGGCAAGATGTAAAAGTGAGTATTAACCTTAGAGGAAGAGAGTGGACAAACCCTCAAGGTCAAGTAAAGTACTTTAACTCTATACAAGGATGGCGTATAGAAGGAGCATCTGCTGGAGCACCAGCCGGTGGTGCACCTCCAGTAGCACCAATGGAGGCTTTTGAGCCTGCAGATAATTTGAATGAAGAGGATCACGATGATCTTCCTTTCTAA
- a CDS encoding sensor histidine kinase, which produces MNFIPKNKISNIFLLIGSFVVVSLILWNTNSFFKQFKEEERLKMEIWATAQSEFLQSSETVDLGSLHLKVFQNNTSTPMILINKDKSIRVNNFPPNKSKDSVYIQSQLRKFTNENTPISIDQQGEHLATLYYGNSDVLTKLKFYPIALLLIIFLFAAVIYFLFKTNKASEQNKLWAGMAKETAHQIGTPLSSLLGWNELLKSEDINPSITKEIEKDIDRLQTITERFSKIGSLPKLEESDIVKETRDAFDYLKRRSSKLIHFSFSTKVDHLPVMMNSSLYNWTIENLVKNGIDAMRGKGSIAIEIVQDNKFVNILIADTGHGISKSNYNSIFTPGFTSKKRGWGLGLSLVKRIVEEYHDGKIKVLSSGKEGTIMQISLKVSH; this is translated from the coding sequence ATGAACTTTATTCCTAAAAACAAAATTTCCAACATTTTTCTATTGATAGGCTCTTTCGTAGTTGTGAGTCTAATCTTATGGAATACCAATAGCTTTTTCAAACAATTTAAGGAAGAAGAACGCCTTAAAATGGAAATATGGGCCACGGCTCAATCTGAATTTTTACAATCTTCAGAAACCGTAGATCTAGGTAGCCTTCATTTAAAAGTTTTTCAAAACAATACCTCTACCCCAATGATCCTTATCAATAAAGATAAATCTATTAGGGTAAACAACTTTCCACCAAACAAGTCAAAAGACTCCGTTTACATTCAAAGTCAACTCAGAAAATTTACAAACGAAAACACTCCTATATCCATTGACCAGCAAGGAGAACATTTAGCGACTCTTTATTACGGTAACTCTGATGTTCTGACCAAATTAAAATTTTACCCCATTGCATTGCTCCTTATTATATTCCTGTTTGCAGCGGTGATCTATTTTCTTTTTAAAACCAATAAAGCTTCAGAGCAGAATAAACTATGGGCAGGTATGGCCAAAGAAACCGCACACCAAATAGGCACACCGCTTTCTTCTCTTTTAGGGTGGAACGAACTTTTGAAATCTGAAGATATTAACCCTAGTATAACCAAAGAAATAGAGAAAGATATTGATCGATTACAAACCATAACCGAGCGTTTTTCTAAAATTGGCTCTTTACCCAAACTTGAAGAAAGCGATATTGTAAAAGAAACCCGAGATGCCTTCGATTACTTAAAGAGAAGAAGCTCTAAACTTATTCACTTTTCTTTCAGCACCAAAGTAGACCACCTACCAGTTATGATGAACAGTTCATTATACAACTGGACGATAGAAAACTTGGTTAAAAACGGAATAGATGCTATGAGAGGCAAGGGTAGCATTGCCATAGAAATTGTTCAAGACAACAAATTTGTGAACATTTTAATAGCCGATACCGGGCATGGTATTTCTAAAAGCAACTATAATAGTATCTTTACACCTGGCTTTACCTCAAAAAAGAGAGGTTGGGGCTTAGGACTTTCTTTGGTTAAGAGAATTGTGGAAGAATACCACGACGGAAAAATTAAGGTGTTATCATCTGGAAAAGAAGGAACTATAATGCAAATTTCTTTAAAAGTGTCTCACTAA
- a CDS encoding HIT family protein → MPTIFTKIINGEIPCFKVAEDENFLAFLDINPNAKGHTLCIPKKEVNKILDLDEETYLGLMSFSRKVGKALEETVDCKRVGMSVIGLEVPHVHVHLIPLNEMKDATFQHKVKLSNEEFVELAGAIGSKIEKLQK, encoded by the coding sequence ATGCCAACAATATTTACTAAGATTATAAATGGTGAAATTCCATGTTTTAAAGTAGCCGAAGATGAAAATTTCTTAGCTTTTTTAGATATCAACCCAAATGCAAAAGGGCATACATTGTGTATACCTAAAAAAGAGGTCAATAAAATTTTAGATTTAGATGAAGAAACCTATTTAGGGTTAATGTCTTTTTCTAGAAAAGTAGGTAAGGCATTAGAGGAAACTGTTGATTGTAAGCGCGTAGGTATGTCGGTTATTGGTTTAGAAGTGCCACATGTGCATGTTCATTTAATACCTTTAAATGAAATGAAAGACGCTACTTTTCAACACAAGGTAAAATTAAGTAATGAAGAGTTTGTTGAACTAGCAGGGGCAATCGGTTCTAAAATTGAAAAGCTCCAGAAATAA
- the greA gene encoding transcription elongation factor GreA, with amino-acid sequence MSNISYYTVEGLKKLKAELNHLRDIERPKASQAIGEARDKGDLSENAEYDAAKEAQGLLEMKISKMENTVANARLIDESQLDTSKVLVLSTVKLKNQNNGMEMSYKLVAESEADTKTGKISVNSPIGKGLLGKKVGDTAEIAVPSGAIKFEILEITRS; translated from the coding sequence ATGAGTAACATATCATACTATACAGTCGAAGGGTTAAAAAAACTCAAGGCAGAACTAAATCATTTACGAGATATTGAGCGTCCAAAGGCGTCTCAAGCTATTGGAGAAGCAAGAGACAAAGGTGATTTGTCAGAAAATGCTGAGTACGATGCTGCAAAAGAAGCACAAGGTCTTTTAGAAATGAAAATTTCAAAAATGGAGAATACTGTTGCCAATGCACGTTTAATTGACGAGTCTCAATTAGATACTTCAAAGGTTTTAGTACTATCTACAGTGAAATTGAAAAATCAAAATAATGGCATGGAAATGTCTTATAAGTTAGTAGCTGAAAGTGAAGCTGATACAAAAACAGGGAAAATTTCTGTAAATTCACCAATTGGTAAAGGGTTGCTAGGTAAAAAGGTAGGTGACACGGCAGAGATTGCAGTGCCAAGCGGGGCTATTAAATTTGAAATTCTTGAAATTACAAGATCTTAA
- a CDS encoding Rieske (2Fe-2S) protein: MMKRLSIVILLIITACSNDGTNRNPYLQEIGFRFEANLNLPSYSPLTNTGSAVYINSDLAGTRGVFVINSGFDQFRAFEGSCPNHAPNDCSTMSFSGQVATCSCDDYEYSLFTGQLLNRPDDENRYYDMLEYRASFSGGSVVISN; encoded by the coding sequence ATGATGAAGAGATTAAGCATCGTAATTCTATTGATTATTACTGCTTGTAGCAATGACGGCACAAACAGAAATCCGTATTTACAAGAAATAGGTTTTCGTTTTGAAGCTAATTTAAATCTTCCTTCTTACAGTCCTCTTACAAATACAGGCAGTGCTGTTTATATTAATAGTGATCTTGCTGGTACTAGAGGTGTATTTGTAATCAACTCTGGCTTTGATCAATTTAGAGCTTTTGAAGGTAGTTGCCCAAATCATGCTCCAAACGACTGCTCAACCATGTCTTTTAGTGGACAAGTTGCCACTTGTTCATGTGATGATTACGAGTATAGCTTGTTTACTGGTCAATTATTAAATAGACCCGATGATGAAAATCGCTATTATGACATGCTTGAATACCGCGCAAGTTTTAGTGGCGGTAGTGTGGTAATATCCAACTAA
- a CDS encoding beta/alpha barrel domain-containing protein, translating to MERNIPVFGSRLRNNIVTVPEVISQCSGIRVFGQSIKSFLFSTDVAIIRNTNANAIIAVYPFTPQPVISNALILAADKPIFCGVGGGLTTGLRSLELAIHAEFQGALGVVLNKPTPNSLITMLKEKIDIPVTVTVVSDKEDFKGRLAAGVDIFNVSGAGKTAEIIKRIRDLDANVAIIATGGKTEETIVQAIDAGANAISYTPPSTGELFKEIMDRYRTEE from the coding sequence ATGGAGCGCAATATTCCGGTTTTTGGTAGTAGGTTAAGAAATAACATTGTAACGGTGCCAGAAGTAATTTCGCAATGCTCGGGCATTCGTGTTTTCGGACAATCAATAAAGTCATTTCTGTTCAGTACAGATGTGGCGATTATTAGAAATACGAATGCCAATGCGATTATAGCGGTGTACCCATTTACACCGCAACCGGTAATTTCTAATGCATTGATTTTAGCTGCGGATAAGCCTATTTTTTGCGGAGTAGGTGGTGGATTAACAACCGGTTTACGATCATTAGAATTGGCAATACATGCAGAATTTCAAGGTGCTTTAGGGGTAGTTTTAAACAAACCTACCCCTAATAGCCTTATTACAATGCTAAAAGAAAAGATAGATATTCCTGTTACGGTTACGGTAGTATCTGATAAAGAAGATTTTAAAGGAAGGTTAGCCGCAGGAGTTGATATTTTTAATGTTTCAGGAGCAGGTAAAACCGCCGAAATAATTAAGAGAATACGAGATTTAGATGCTAATGTAGCCATTATTGCCACTGGTGGTAAAACCGAAGAAACAATAGTTCAAGCTATTGATGCTGGGGCAAATGCTATATCGTATACTCCGCCAAGTACGGGCGAATTATTCAAAGAAATTATGGACAGGTATAGAACAGAAGAATAG